In a genomic window of Lacrimispora sp. BS-2:
- a CDS encoding D-alanine--D-alanine ligase family protein: MDRKTAVVLFGGQSSEHIVSCMSVVNVINHINIEKYNIVLIGITEEGRWIKTDSVEDIEKGTWKEGPVSAVISPDATMGGVILIDGEKTEIVRVDVVFPVLHGLFGEDGTVQGLFELAGIPYVGCGVLASAISMDKLYTKIVVEDLGVTQAAYVPVMRHDLKDIEAVVGKVEEKFSYPVFVKPSNAGSSKGVSRANDGKELREALVEAAKHDRKILVEEMIVGREIECAVFGGGNVPVEASGVGEILAAAEFYDFDAKYYNSDSRTVVDPVLPEGAAERVREAAKAIFQAVDGYGLARVDFFVKKDGVVVFNEINTMPGFTAISMYPMLWEASGINKDQLVDRLLEHAMGRNRV; this comes from the coding sequence ATGGACAGAAAAACTGCGGTTGTACTATTCGGCGGCCAGTCATCGGAGCATATTGTATCCTGTATGTCGGTGGTCAATGTTATTAACCATATTAATATAGAAAAATACAATATAGTTTTAATTGGGATTACAGAAGAGGGCCGCTGGATTAAGACAGACTCAGTAGAAGATATAGAAAAAGGCACATGGAAAGAGGGCCCGGTCTCTGCTGTTATCTCTCCTGATGCAACCATGGGTGGCGTTATCCTGATCGATGGGGAAAAGACGGAAATCGTCAGGGTTGATGTGGTATTCCCGGTGCTTCATGGATTGTTTGGAGAGGATGGGACCGTTCAGGGGCTGTTTGAACTGGCGGGAATACCATATGTGGGCTGCGGAGTACTGGCTTCTGCAATTTCCATGGATAAATTATATACAAAGATCGTTGTAGAGGATTTAGGAGTCACTCAGGCAGCTTATGTGCCGGTGATGCGCCATGACTTAAAGGATATAGAAGCAGTTGTTGGAAAGGTAGAGGAAAAATTCTCTTACCCGGTGTTTGTGAAACCCTCCAATGCAGGCTCCTCCAAGGGAGTAAGCCGGGCAAATGACGGCAAAGAGCTCAGGGAGGCACTGGTAGAGGCCGCAAAGCATGACCGCAAGATTCTGGTAGAAGAGATGATTGTCGGACGGGAAATCGAATGTGCCGTATTTGGAGGCGGAAACGTGCCGGTGGAAGCTTCCGGAGTAGGAGAGATCCTTGCGGCAGCGGAATTCTATGATTTTGATGCAAAGTATTATAACTCTGATTCCAGAACGGTTGTAGATCCGGTTCTGCCGGAGGGGGCAGCAGAGCGGGTAAGAGAAGCCGCTAAGGCCATTTTCCAGGCAGTAGACGGCTATGGCCTGGCAAGGGTCGACTTTTTTGTGAAAAAGGACGGCGTTGTGGTATTCAATGAGATCAATACTATGCCCGGATTTACTGCAATCAGCATGTATCCCATGCTTTGGGAAGCGTCTGGAATAAATAAGGACCAACTGGTTGACCGGCTGTTGGAGCATGCAATGGGCCGCAACCGG